The Methanobacterium lacus genome includes a region encoding these proteins:
- a CDS encoding DUF4013 domain-containing protein: MRIWEILYESAKYPFYGVKQFILLGFIILITVSVFGYYGLFGNYLHHFLGVDYWVLLLLLISLAFILLLFEAGYAFRMVQKSIEGINVPPKFNKFDIMFKHGINETVLISIYFSIPLIILYYILNYTLTPMPIIILFRLVDYLTSGWNILISPIPDQMLFILVIFVVILGFILDMIFTVAIPYMASKGGSFREAFNFKEIFKKIKKIGLRRMLIAYFLVLLTIVVMGGPLLIKEISQLNIIGFIIAEGLIAPYIVMLDSRFIALLYMNPE, from the coding sequence ATGAGAATATGGGAAATTCTATATGAATCTGCTAAATATCCTTTTTATGGAGTTAAACAGTTCATTTTATTGGGATTTATAATCTTAATCACTGTTTCTGTATTTGGATATTATGGTCTGTTTGGTAATTATTTACACCATTTCTTAGGAGTTGATTATTGGGTTCTACTTCTGTTACTAATCAGTTTGGCATTCATACTACTACTGTTTGAAGCTGGATATGCATTTAGAATGGTTCAAAAAAGCATAGAAGGCATTAATGTGCCTCCAAAATTTAATAAGTTTGATATAATGTTTAAACACGGTATCAACGAAACAGTACTCATATCCATATATTTTTCAATTCCCTTGATCATCCTTTACTATATTTTAAACTACACTTTGACTCCAATGCCCATAATAATCCTATTCCGCCTTGTAGATTACCTAACTTCTGGATGGAATATCTTAATCTCACCAATACCAGACCAGATGCTGTTTATACTGGTGATATTCGTTGTAATTTTGGGATTTATTTTAGATATGATATTCACTGTTGCAATTCCCTACATGGCATCAAAGGGAGGATCCTTCAGGGAAGCCTTTAACTTCAAAGAAATATTCAAAAAAATTAAAAAAATAGGATTAAGAAGAATGTTAATAGCATATTTTCTGGTTCTTTTAACCATAGTTGTCATGGGCGGTCCTTTACTGATAAAAGAGATTTCTCAGTTAAATATTATCGGTTTTATTATAGCAGAAGGATTAATTGCTCCTTACATTGTCATGTTGGATTCACGGTTTATTGCATTACTGTATATGAACCCTGAATAG
- the pscS gene encoding O-phospho-L-seryl-tRNA:Cys-tRNA synthase codes for MDECQDYGLTRDTERKNLNLNPLQRGGVLPLEARKALYEFSDGYSVCDYCSGRLDEITKPQINGFLEDLAGFINTDFARTVHGAREGKFAVMHALCEPGDTIVIDGNAHYTTHVAAERVGLNMVDVPNTDYPNYEVTPESYKEVLDDLYDQGEEVSLVLLTHVDGNYGNLADARSIGKIAHDAGVPLLLNCAYSMGRLPIDAKALNADFVVGSGHKSMAASGPIGVLGLKEEWADIILKRSDRAQVKELEMLGCTSRGAPVATLMASFPHVIDRVKKWDVEVKETRKFVETLENIEGINQLGKKPKEHDLVRFETPIFDEIAKHHTRRGFFLYEELKKRKIVGIKRGQTKWFKCSVYGFSAEQKEYIAETFVDIASKDY; via the coding sequence ATGGATGAATGTCAAGATTATGGACTCACAAGAGATACTGAAAGAAAAAATTTGAATTTAAATCCACTTCAAAGGGGTGGTGTACTTCCACTTGAAGCTAGGAAGGCTCTTTATGAATTTTCTGATGGTTACAGTGTTTGTGACTACTGTTCAGGTAGGCTCGATGAAATAACTAAACCCCAGATAAATGGATTTTTAGAGGATCTTGCAGGTTTTATAAATACAGATTTTGCAAGAACAGTTCATGGAGCACGAGAGGGTAAGTTCGCAGTAATGCATGCCCTGTGCGAACCTGGAGATACCATAGTTATCGATGGTAATGCTCACTACACCACACATGTGGCTGCTGAAAGAGTGGGTTTAAACATGGTTGATGTGCCAAACACTGATTATCCCAACTACGAAGTTACCCCGGAATCATATAAAGAAGTTCTTGATGATCTGTATGATCAAGGTGAAGAAGTGAGCCTTGTACTTTTAACCCATGTTGATGGTAACTACGGTAACCTAGCCGATGCTCGGTCTATAGGTAAAATTGCACATGATGCAGGTGTACCGCTCCTTCTTAACTGTGCATACTCCATGGGCCGATTACCAATTGATGCGAAAGCATTGAATGCAGATTTTGTTGTTGGTAGTGGACATAAAAGTATGGCTGCATCTGGACCCATTGGAGTCTTGGGTTTAAAGGAAGAATGGGCAGATATTATTCTTAAAAGATCCGATAGGGCTCAAGTTAAGGAACTTGAAATGCTTGGATGTACCAGCCGTGGAGCTCCTGTTGCAACCCTCATGGCATCATTTCCCCATGTGATTGATAGGGTGAAAAAATGGGATGTTGAAGTTAAAGAGACCAGAAAATTTGTTGAAACCCTGGAAAATATTGAGGGCATTAATCAGTTAGGTAAAAAGCCTAAAGAACATGATCTCGTTAGATTTGAAACTCCAATATTTGATGAAATTGCAAAACACCACACAAGAAGAGGGTTCTTTTTGTATGAAGAGCTTAAAAAACGAAAAATAGTTGGAATTAAACGTGGCCAAACAAAATGGTTTAAGTGCAGTGTGTATGGATTTAGTGCTGAACAGAAGGAGTACATCGCAGAAACCTTCGTTGATATAGCTTCAAAAGATTACTGA
- a CDS encoding GyrI-like domain-containing protein, whose amino-acid sequence MEILEKRIEETKVAYAQYKGSYSKIPAHLQEVGQLVIDDGLKMTGMVYGAYFNSPDEVPENELEYEIGFSFDGDLKLQEGMLGFKEIPEHTVLAAIHKGPYTEVGPVIQAIAKYADENGYDIVGPVTEVYLNDPSEVSAEELLTEVRFPVIKMG is encoded by the coding sequence ATGGAAATACTTGAAAAAAGGATCGAAGAAACTAAAGTAGCATATGCACAGTACAAAGGAAGTTACAGTAAAATACCAGCCCATCTTCAGGAAGTAGGACAGCTGGTAATTGATGACGGTCTTAAAATGACAGGAATGGTTTATGGAGCATATTTCAACAGTCCAGATGAAGTTCCTGAAAATGAGTTGGAGTACGAAATAGGATTTTCATTTGATGGGGATTTGAAGCTTCAAGAAGGTATGCTTGGATTTAAGGAGATACCAGAACATACAGTACTAGCAGCTATCCACAAAGGCCCTTATACTGAAGTTGGTCCAGTAATACAAGCAATAGCAAAGTATGCTGATGAGAATGGTTATGATATTGTGGGGCCTGTTACAGAGGTTTATTTAAACGATCCAAGCGAAGTTTCAGCTGAAGAATTGTTGACAGAAGTTAGGTTTCCTGTCATAAAAATGGGATGA
- the ku gene encoding non-homologous end joining protein Ku: MRSIWSGYLSFGTILVPIRSYAASGNLHISFHQVHKEDCGRVRYKKVCEKDGEELKPEDITKAYIVGGECLQFTDEELNTLKPFSTKIMEIKGFCEMDEIPLEALSKPYYLGTDAPTKGGAGKSFLLLKEAMKRSKKVAIVKWVSRTNEYIGMIMPHGKGLLLKQLLYNEQVRSIDEVEVLESSVTDELVDKGVQAINKMTFSFKWADYTETYTKEVKELIEKRFLGEEVEAEEFSLPETRSIEAELEKMLETD, translated from the coding sequence ATGAGGTCTATATGGTCGGGTTACTTATCATTTGGCACAATTCTAGTGCCTATTCGATCCTATGCTGCAAGTGGTAATTTACATATAAGTTTCCATCAGGTTCATAAAGAGGATTGTGGAAGGGTTCGTTACAAGAAGGTATGTGAAAAGGATGGTGAGGAACTTAAACCAGAAGACATCACCAAAGCATATATTGTTGGGGGAGAATGTCTCCAATTTACAGATGAAGAATTGAATACATTAAAACCATTTTCAACCAAGATAATGGAAATCAAAGGATTCTGTGAGATGGATGAAATTCCACTAGAAGCCTTGAGTAAACCGTACTACTTGGGAACTGATGCTCCAACTAAGGGCGGAGCAGGAAAAAGCTTCCTACTATTGAAAGAAGCTATGAAACGAAGTAAAAAGGTTGCAATTGTGAAGTGGGTTTCAAGAACCAATGAGTACATCGGAATGATCATGCCCCATGGAAAGGGATTGCTTCTTAAACAACTTCTCTACAATGAGCAGGTAAGATCCATAGATGAAGTGGAAGTATTGGAGTCAAGTGTCACTGATGAATTGGTAGACAAGGGAGTTCAAGCAATTAACAAGATGACATTCAGTTTTAAATGGGCTGATTATACTGAAACCTACACTAAAGAAGTTAAAGAACTCATTGAAAAACGGTTTCTAGGGGAAGAGGTTGAAGCAGAAGAGTTTAGCTTGCCTGAAACCAGATCCATAGAAGCAGAACTTGAAAAAATGCTTGAAACAGATTAG
- the tuf gene encoding translation elongation factor EF-1 subunit alpha — protein MAKQKEHMNLAFIGHVDHGKSTLVGHILLQSGAIAEQQLSDGENKFRFVMDKLQEERERGVTIDLAHAKFETPKYEFTIVDCPGHRDFVKNMITGASQADAAVLVVAIDDGVMPQTKEHAFLARTLGINQLIVAINKMDLVKYDEAKFNELKEEVSALIKTVAYKPSEINFIPISAFQGDNITKKSENTPWYKGPALVESLAELKAPEKPTQLPLRVPIQDVYSITGVGTVPVGRVETGIMKKGDNVIFEPPGSSGEVKTIEMHHEMLDQAEPGDNVGFNVRGVGKNDIRRGDVAGHTTNAPTVAKEFTAQIVVLQHPGVITVGYTPVFHCHTAQVACTFMELQKKLDPATGQTKEENPDFLKTGDAAFVVVRPTKPMVIEKIKEIPHMGRFAIRDMGQTVAAGMCIDIVPAK, from the coding sequence ATGGCTAAACAAAAAGAACATATGAACTTAGCGTTTATTGGACACGTAGACCATGGAAAATCAACACTTGTAGGACACATCTTATTACAGTCAGGAGCTATAGCTGAACAGCAGCTCTCAGACGGTGAGAACAAGTTTAGATTCGTCATGGACAAGCTCCAAGAAGAAAGAGAAAGAGGAGTTACAATCGACCTTGCTCACGCAAAATTCGAAACTCCTAAATATGAATTCACAATTGTGGACTGTCCCGGTCACAGGGATTTCGTTAAAAACATGATCACAGGTGCATCCCAAGCAGATGCAGCAGTATTAGTAGTTGCAATTGACGACGGTGTAATGCCACAGACCAAGGAACACGCTTTCCTTGCAAGAACACTAGGTATCAACCAGTTAATCGTTGCAATCAACAAAATGGACCTTGTTAAATACGATGAAGCAAAATTCAACGAACTCAAAGAAGAAGTATCTGCTTTGATTAAAACAGTTGCTTACAAACCAAGTGAAATCAACTTCATACCAATTTCCGCTTTCCAGGGTGACAACATCACCAAGAAATCCGAAAACACCCCATGGTACAAAGGACCAGCCCTCGTTGAATCATTAGCAGAACTCAAAGCACCTGAAAAACCAACACAGTTACCTTTAAGGGTACCTATTCAGGATGTTTACTCCATCACCGGTGTGGGAACAGTACCAGTGGGAAGGGTAGAAACAGGAATAATGAAGAAGGGTGACAACGTTATATTCGAACCTCCAGGATCCAGTGGAGAAGTTAAAACCATCGAGATGCACCACGAAATGCTCGACCAAGCAGAACCTGGTGACAACGTAGGTTTCAACGTAAGAGGTGTAGGTAAAAACGATATCAGAAGAGGAGATGTAGCTGGACACACAACCAATGCTCCAACAGTAGCAAAGGAATTCACAGCTCAGATAGTTGTTTTACAGCACCCTGGAGTTATCACCGTAGGATACACACCTGTATTCCACTGTCACACAGCACAGGTTGCATGTACCTTCATGGAACTACAGAAAAAGTTAGACCCAGCAACAGGTCAGACAAAAGAAGAAAACCCAGATTTCCTTAAAACAGGTGACGCAGCATTTGTTGTAGTCAGACCTACAAAACCTATGGTTATCGAAAAGATTAAAGAAATTCCTCACATGGGAAGATTCGCCATAAGGGATATGGGACAGACAGTTGCAGCTGGAATGTGTATTGACATTGTACCAGCTAAATAA
- the rpsJ gene encoding 30S ribosomal protein S10 translates to MHKARIKLTGTDPEKLAYVCDQLKRIAERTGVDLSGPIPLPTKKLVVPTRKSPDGEGKATWEKWELRIHKRLVGIEADERAMRQVMKVNVPDNVSIEIELKS, encoded by the coding sequence ATGCACAAAGCCAGAATAAAACTCACAGGTACAGACCCAGAAAAACTTGCATATGTATGTGATCAGCTAAAAAGAATAGCAGAGAGAACAGGTGTGGACTTATCAGGCCCAATACCACTGCCAACAAAGAAGCTCGTTGTACCAACCCGTAAATCCCCAGATGGAGAGGGAAAAGCTACATGGGAAAAATGGGAGCTTAGGATTCATAAAAGACTTGTTGGAATTGAAGCTGATGAGCGTGCAATGCGTCAGGTCATGAAAGTTAATGTACCAGACAACGTGAGTATAGAAATTGAATTAAAAAGCTAA
- a CDS encoding ATP-dependent DNA ligase has translation MIEPMLATLTDPSSLDPTDSWIIEPKYDGERIIAMNYGGKIVLWTRRNIQATHKFPEIVEALNKNIHDDNWIVDGEMTVKGGFRQLLNRNVEDRFKISLLSKKIPATYNIFDIVCYNKQDISKKNLYERKSVLLHSVDEDERIKIVQFDVLKDPEKQFNQYITDGYEGAVIKNLDSNYEFGQRSKNWLKVKKGDTVDVHIIGATKSASSIPFGALMMEKDGKYFGKVGTGFSDKEREEILRMLMENQQPLTIDIPADLESEVLVTSKPFPAEIKMQEMIKRSPRAPVWVRFRWDDVSSK, from the coding sequence ATGATAGAACCTATGTTGGCCACATTAACGGATCCATCCAGTTTGGATCCTACAGATTCTTGGATCATAGAGCCCAAGTATGATGGTGAAAGGATCATAGCCATGAATTACGGTGGAAAAATAGTCCTATGGACCCGGAGAAACATTCAGGCCACTCACAAATTCCCGGAAATAGTGGAAGCACTAAATAAGAATATTCATGATGATAACTGGATAGTTGATGGTGAAATGACTGTGAAAGGAGGTTTTAGACAGCTTCTTAACAGAAATGTTGAGGATCGATTCAAGATCAGCCTCCTTTCTAAAAAAATTCCTGCCACCTACAATATCTTCGACATAGTATGTTACAATAAACAAGATATCAGTAAAAAAAACCTCTATGAACGCAAATCAGTTTTGTTGCACTCTGTAGATGAGGATGAAAGAATAAAAATTGTCCAGTTTGATGTTTTAAAGGATCCAGAAAAACAGTTCAATCAGTACATTACTGATGGTTACGAAGGGGCTGTAATAAAGAATTTAGATTCAAACTACGAGTTTGGACAACGATCCAAAAACTGGTTAAAGGTTAAGAAGGGAGACACTGTTGATGTTCATATCATAGGAGCAACCAAGAGTGCAAGCAGCATACCATTCGGAGCTCTCATGATGGAAAAGGATGGGAAGTACTTTGGTAAGGTTGGTACAGGGTTCAGTGATAAAGAAAGGGAAGAAATATTAAGGATGCTAATGGAAAATCAACAACCATTAACTATTGATATTCCAGCTGATCTTGAATCAGAAGTACTTGTGACTTCCAAACCTTTCCCCGCAGAAATTAAAATGCAGGAAATGATAAAAAGATCTCCAAGGGCTCCTGTATGGGTGAGATTCAGATGGGATGATGTGAGTAGTAAATGA
- a CDS encoding PHP domain-containing protein codes for MKYDFHTHSKYSADGYVKPRELVKAAVKKGLDGIAVTDHGTIKGALEAKKYETNKIKVIIGSEILTNIGEVIGLFLMDEVVSYDFYDVVEDIKSQNGVVVLPHPFDGVRGTSTHPDQKLSRYVDSVEVFNSRCVRNDYNDLAQKYAKKNHLNTIAGSDAHFKNEVGNAGVSTERSDIREAVIKGDLTVFGRRSNILNPVTTKLLKIWRRA; via the coding sequence ATGAAATATGATTTTCACACCCATTCAAAATATTCAGCCGATGGTTATGTAAAACCAAGGGAACTTGTTAAGGCTGCAGTTAAGAAAGGTTTAGATGGTATTGCTGTAACTGATCATGGCACCATCAAAGGTGCTTTAGAAGCTAAGAAATATGAAACTAATAAAATTAAAGTCATAATAGGATCTGAAATTCTAACTAACATTGGAGAAGTTATAGGACTTTTTTTAATGGATGAAGTAGTGTCATACGATTTTTATGATGTTGTTGAAGATATTAAATCTCAAAATGGAGTTGTTGTACTGCCCCATCCATTTGATGGTGTGAGGGGCACATCAACACATCCAGATCAAAAACTATCTAGGTATGTAGACAGTGTAGAAGTGTTTAATTCCAGGTGTGTTCGTAATGATTACAACGATCTGGCACAAAAATACGCCAAAAAAAACCATTTGAATACCATTGCAGGTAGTGATGCTCATTTTAAAAATGAAGTTGGAAACGCAGGTGTTTCAACAGAAAGATCCGATATTCGAGAAGCCGTTATAAAGGGAGATTTAACTGTTTTCGGTCGAAGATCAAACATCCTAAACCCTGTTACAACCAAGCTGCTTAAGATATGGAGAAGAGCATGA
- a CDS encoding TIGR00288 family NYN domain-containing protein has product MHRFEKLSSFKDYIPLIRENSQGKNIGLLVDGPNMLRKEFDCDLEIVRDLMLEHGNVKVGKVFLNQYASDKLIEAVVNQGFSPMIVSGETDVQMAIEAFELIHNPNIDIIALMTRDVDFFPLINVAKENGKQTIVIGAEPGFSAALKNSADDTITLKNSHRPHPV; this is encoded by the coding sequence ATGCATCGTTTTGAAAAATTAAGTTCATTTAAAGATTATATTCCATTAATTAGGGAAAATTCCCAGGGAAAAAATATAGGATTGCTTGTAGATGGTCCTAATATGCTCAGAAAAGAGTTCGATTGTGATCTTGAAATTGTAAGGGATCTGATGCTCGAGCACGGTAATGTAAAAGTAGGTAAAGTATTTTTAAATCAATATGCTTCAGACAAACTGATTGAAGCTGTTGTTAATCAAGGATTTTCACCAATGATTGTATCTGGTGAAACTGATGTCCAAATGGCTATAGAAGCCTTTGAGTTAATCCATAATCCTAATATTGATATAATTGCATTAATGACTCGTGATGTTGACTTTTTCCCACTCATAAATGTTGCAAAGGAAAATGGTAAACAAACCATAGTCATTGGTGCTGAACCAGGTTTCAGTGCTGCTTTAAAAAATTCTGCTGATGATACAATTACCCTGAAAAATAGCCATCGTCCACATCCTGTATGA